cctagatatggctattatattgtgatcactacatccaatggatttggatactgctttaaagcaaatatctgcagcgttagtaaagatgtgatcgatacatgttgatgattttattcctgtgctgtttgtaactaccctggtaggttgactgacaacctgatccaggttgcaggcactggttacagtttgaagtgttttcctgagtgggcagcttgatgatagccagtcaatatttaaatcacccagaaaatatacttatctgttgatatcacatacattatcaagcatttcacacattttatctagatactgactgttagcacttggtggtctatagcagcttcccacaagaatgggctttaggtgaggcaggtgaacctgtagccatattacttccacattatttaacatgagatcctctctaagctttacaggaatgcggttctgaatatagaccgcaacaccaccTCCGTTGgaatttctgtcttttcggtagatgttataaccatgtattgcgaCCACTGTATCATCataaggtattatctaagtgagtttcagagatagtcagaatatgactgtcatctgttacaagcaagttattgacttcatggaccttgtttcttaggctacatacagtggggagaacaagtatttgatacactgccgattttgcaagttttcctactttacAAAAGGCccattgtagaggtctgtaatttttatcataggtacacttcaactgtaagagacggaatctaaaacaaaaatccagaaaatcacattgtatgatttttaagtaatcatttgcattttattgcatgacataagtatttgatacatcagaaaagcaagacttaatatttggtacagaaacctttgtgtgcaattacagagatcacgtttcctgtagttcttgaccaggtttgcacacactgcagcagggattttggcccactcctccatacagaccttctccagatccttcaggtttcggggctgtcgctgggcaatacggactttcagctccctccaaagattttctattgggttcaggtctggagactggctaggccactccaggaccttgagatgcttcttacggagccactccttagttgccctggctgtgtgtttcgggtcgttgtcatgctggaagaaccagccagacccatcttcaatgctcttactgagggaaggaggttgttggccaagatctcgcgatacatggccccatccatcctcccctcaatacggtgcagtcgtcctgtccctttgcagaaaacatccccaaagaatgatgtttccacctccatgcttcacggttgggatggtgttcttggggttgtactcatccttcttcttcctccaaacacggcgagtggagtttagaccaaaaagctctattttttgtctcatcagaccacatgaccttctcccattcctcctctggatcatccagatggtcattggcaaacttcagacgggcctggacatgcgctggcttgagcagggggatcttgcgtgcgctgcaggattttaatccatgacggcatggtgtgttactaatggttttctttgagactgtggtcccagctctcttcaggttattgaccaggtcctgccgtgtagttctgggctgatcctcaccttcctcatgatcattgatgccccacgaggtgagatcttgcatggagccccagaccgagggtaattgaccgtcatcttgaacttcttccattttctaataattgcgccaacagttgttgccttctcaccaagctgcttgcctattgtcctgtgcccatcccagccttgtgcaggtctacaattgtatccctgatgtccttacacagctctctggtcttggccattgtggagaggttggagtctgtttgattgagtgtgtggacaggtgtcttttatacaggtaacgagttcaaacaggtgcagttaatacaggtaatgagtgaagaacaggagggcttcttaaagaaaaactaacaggtctgtgagagccggaattcttatactgtttggtaggtgatcaaatacttatgtcatgcaataaaatgctaattaattacttaaaaatcatacaatgtgattttctggatttttgttttagattccgtctcttacagttgaagtgtacctatgataaaaattacagacctctacatgctttgtaagtaggaaaacctgcaaaatcggcagtgtatcaaatacttgttctccccactgtatgttacaGTACACGTAGGTGTTTTGTAAcacatgtctctttccattcatcaaattgctggtgcacagtgcactgttgggGTTAGGATGCTGAAATGATTTTGTGAGTGGACGAATGTGCGACAGGAGCGCCTTGGTTAAGtgattgtttggttgtgtttatgtcaCAGTACAAGACATAGGCGGCGTGTCCATAAGGCTAGCGGAAGCAAAGCTTTCCCTGAAGTAAATTGAATCAAATGTTCCAAAactatatagcctaattagcttactcatgtctatacagaaataaatacaattattcatAATAGGCTACAACACcggaaagcatgatttggccacagaggatcattagcttcttttttttttttaaagctgtggAATGTTTTACACCGCATAGCCTACAGTCGGAAGGGCCCACCATTTGGGTAGCGAGTGctgcaaataccaaatagatgattgttgagttgcgactgtcagGGATAAGCTGAGAGACCCAGCCAGGCATATCGCAATAATTTTAAAATACAATCACGGGAAAAATGTTTGGAAAGAGATGACAATAAAAAGACTCCAATCTGTCATTTAGTTATCAAAATTCTGAACTTAATTGAGCGAACAGTAGCCTTATTGGCACCAGCGTAGAACATCAGCCATATCCCTGGTGAGtgtgcatattcactgtctttgtCATTGGATCAGTaccacttttgtttgtttttggacaagaTTTCCTCCTCCAAGGTAGATAGACATCATGTTGTATTTGTGTTTCCCCTTTCGTAAGAAGAAAACATggttttattgatctgtttgtcagtgtcagcagagtaggctaccctgtcatTTGTGTGCGCCCAATTAGGTGTCCTGTACCTGTAAGACATTAMATCTATTTTCACCCCTGGACGTAATATACACCTCAGTTAGGCTTTTAGAAATCCTCATTTAGTTGAATGATTTTATATTTGAGCATCATTATTTCTATGTAGCATACACCTTCTCGCTCGGAACGTCTAATGCGAGTGGGATGGGTgcggcttcgtgacaatgatcacaagagcagcCAGCTGATCACTGATTTGACAGCGCCAATGCAATTCCACCTCGGACACAGCCGAAACATCAGCCATGCTAGTGTTGGTTATCGCCAGTTTCAGCTTAATCTGAYTGAATCTAGGCCTACAGTTGTATCGCACTGCAGCGCAGCTCTTCAGCGCTACAGATTGAATTGAGCACTTGGTGTTCCAAGCAAGAGAAGCAAATATGTGGGTTAACCACATAtaaactcaatcaaatgtattcatgaaGACTTTGTTGATGTAAAGCACTCTATGACAATTATTGATGTAAAAAAGACAACGCTCACATAGGACATGAAGCCAAGCAGCTTAATCCATAATTTTATTGTGTTGGGTTCTGTTCTGTATTGAATGATATAGGTAGTCTTTCAGACGGCTAACCCAGACGGTGTTCTGTGCTGTGTTAGGGTGTGTTCATCATTATGACCTCTAATCTCCTTCAGTTTGCTTTCAGGAACTCCGTTTCTCCTGTAACACAAATACACAGTCATAAGATAACATATATTGCCATATTTTAATGTTTAactgtattttaatattttattattaataatatattaatatWTWTTTTTtaatactttatttaactaggcaagtcagttaagaacaaattcttatttacaatgacggcctaccaaaaggcaaaaggcctcctgcggggacgagggctgggattaaaaatacaacatttatcaaataaaaatgtaggacaaatcacaacaagagagacaacacaacactacataaagagagacctaagacaacaacatagcatggcagcaacacatgacaacacagcatggtagcaacaaaacatgacaacaacatggtagcaacacatggcagcagcacaacatggtatcagcacaaaacagggtacaaacattattgggcacagacaacagcacaaagggcaagaaggtagagacaataatacatcacgcaaagcagccccaactgtcagtAAGCGTGTCCATgaatgagtctttgaatgaagagattgagataaaactgtccagtttcagtgtttgttgcagctcgttccagtcactcgCTGACGTATGTATGCGTGTGAGCATATAGATCTCTCTTACCATCCTTCATCACCCCACAGTACTCCTCACACTCCCCCTTGGAGTAGAACTTGTTACTGTTGCCCTGGCAGTAGTCCTTTTTATATTCCAGACAGAGTCCAGAGCTGGGATCGAAGGCCCATATCTTGGGCTGCCCAGTGCAGGGTTTAGCATCCATGGGCATTCTGCAGGCAGCTGTAGAGAGACACACCTCACCGGACAGGAGGAGAACACATAAGAGACCATCTAGTCTTACACATAGCCTATGGGATAGGGTCATGAGCATCATCATGTATCTCAAAGTGGGTTGAGCATTGGCCACATTACCAACTAggttatcaaatcaaactttatttgccacatgcgccgaatacaacaagtgtagaccttaccgtggaatgcttacttacaagccctgaaccaacagggcagttcaagaagaagaaaatattcaccaagtaggctaaaataaaaagtcataataaaaagtaacacaataagaataactataacgaggctatatacagggggacacCGGAACCGAGTCAGTGTTCGCgcgtacaggctagttgaggtaatctatACATGTAGGTGGGCgcgtagtgactatgcatacttaaacaaacaaacagcgagtagtaaattgtaaattgtccggtggaaGTCAAGCCTGCGTCTCCTACGCACCACAAGACCGTATTAGCCCACAGAGCTAAAGTCAAGGCATTAGCTCTGGGGAGCTAACGGAAGTCTTGAGGTCTCACACAAGATTACCCATCACTCGAGTGTGGTTCACCTACGGAATAACCACCTCTGTTACACTCTATCCCCTCACCCTCAGTGCGGCAGCTCTGCAGACACTCCCTCTCAGTCACAAAGTTGTTCTGGTTGCCCATACAGCCTCCATAGGTGAACAGCTGACAGCCCATACTGGTGGARTTGTAGAAGTAGCGCTCCACCATCCCGAAACAGGGACCTGCGTCCGGCTCCGCCTTACAGGACTCTGAGGAGAGGTGTACAGTAGCAGTGTAGCACTGTTAGTTAGACAGCCTGGTAAGTGCAGTGCATTGTTGGTGCTAACCATAGACACAGGgatggactgggaccagaaatctgGAATTTCAAAACATCGGATTTTCCCCCCTGAGGACCCTGTTATTAGCCAAATAAttataatttgccagaatttccCTATGGCCAGTCCATCCCTGCATAGACATACGTTATGTAAGTCACTGTATGGAATATACGGTATATGTAATATACATAATTGGTTCTATCAGCTTCCAGGGATTCACTGACTAGACCCACACAAAGCGTAGGCTAAACCTTACATTTAGAGGTCAATGGTATAGCTAGCAGGCCCATCATGCACTCTCACCTGCACTCCGGAAGATCATGGTGTCATCACCCATACCGGAGCCCTCTACAGGGGCAGGATCAGGGAGGACTATGTTCCTCTTAGCTCTCTGGAGACAGACAGGTGAGTAGTTAGCATTGTTGGGGTCAATTCcctttcaattccagtcaattcaggaagtttcCTGAAATTCCAAATCCAATTCAAATGATCTTCCATGCTTTTCAAttaagaaaatgtggaattggaattggaattggaatttgatAAAATTTCTTCAATGCCTTTCACCAAATCCACTTTTTAATTAAATCTCCGTCTCTGATACGGGGTACAGCCTCAACATTGAAACTTGAATCATTGAATACAGGAAGTACCGGTGCCGTAATCTCAGACTGAGACTCTGCTGCTACAGGCTCTGCTCCTGGTATACACTCGCctgtggagagagacagcaggggttcaaaggTCAAAGAATGTTCAGACACATAGTGGATGtcacaggtgtgtttgtgtgtgtgtgtttgtgtgtgtgtgcctgcctgtgtgtgtgtgtgtgtgtgtgtgtgtgtgtgtacatgtgtgttttgcTCACGTTTGTTTGCCTGTACCTTTGTTCTGTTTGATGATGACTGTGTCATCAGCCATGCCCTgctccctcaccagcctcctgaaGTCGTCCAAGATAGTGGTCCGCAGTTCCATGGTGCGGCCTGAAGgaggcagcattttaatttagttCTGCTGCAGAATATATAGTACTAACcataaaaataaaatctatttcgACGATAATAACATTATAGCTGTGaatggcctggtcccagatctgtttgtggtcCTGCCAACTCCTATAGTCATTAACATATTTCTGTTTGTGCTGCTTCATGCCAAACCACAGGTGAACAGGTTGATTCGGTCCCCCCaataatttcttaaaaaataaataataattatatatcaggaccagtcaaaggtttggacacacctactcattcaagggtttttctgtatttttactattttctaaatggtAGAATAATAGCTAATACATATTATTTCTGGGGGTTGGGGGGGACACCTGGAGGTCGGGGGCCCCcgagatagcatatgaacacatcATCAGCaatggcaaaatctgtagaattgcaggaaatttgctttaacgGTCAATTTTgggcacaaaaaaaacattccaactcctcctctttctcaatTTTCTAATAGAAATGGGGTGTGTCTTTGGTGCTTCATTGATGTGTCTGTCTggtcatgtgtctgtctgtagctaCCCAGTAGCTCCTCCAATATTTGTTGACCTCATttcacaggatttgtttttgTACGGAAGCTGTAGAGATCGGTAAGAAATGGCACTTCTGTATCCATATATCTGATTCATCGCATGTTTTTTTTAAGCATTAAATTACCTGGTATGATGGTGCATTAACAGTTATACAGTTTAAAGCCGTTATTTATGTGTTTTTGCCCAAAGTTGACCTGTATAGTAACTGTCCAGTTCTTCCAGATCTCTATGGAATATGACCTATAGTTAATTACAATAGGAGTGAAAAAGTTTTCCATCCAAAAAATgataattaagtatgttaaaaagcaacttttctgtgttggaatggtgtgggcataccccaaccACCCATTGGTGTGGGCTTATACCAGTCATTAAAAATATCTATGCGagtagaccactgattggccagctcatcctcctcagcaggatgacatcatcctctatgaggaaatagaaagcattttttaaacggtctgcttgaggtggggttttttaagtgtttttatttctccaatttatgctttggccagaAATACGAGtttaggatgagtcaacaacattatttgggtttgagttaacagaatatgaacttttaaaagttatATTATTACTGGACAGTTACAAAATTTTCTCTCATCCTCATGGCAAAATATgaagaatagcatgagatgagctatacattttctctcttccccatggcaaaatgtgtagaattgcaggaaggtTGCGGTTTTCCCTCAGaatcatgacaaaatgtgtagaatagcataaaaaaaaaaaMTCCCCCTCAAAATCTTTTTTCGTAATACGGCATAATAAGTCATgccaaactgtgtagaattgcaggaaatgcattttaaaatgtcagaaaaaaaccTGGTCCCACCATCTACTGTTAGACCCATCCAATATCTGCAACACAATTTTGCCCTtgcacaaaacatgacaaacgacCACCATAGCTGGAACCAGGCTAATAAAGGGGTTTGATTAATCTCACCCGGGCGCACGtgtagggttagttagggttagggttaggtcaaGGGAACATCGACAGATTTGTACGGATATTTgtaccagcaacctttcgggctactggcccaacactaaccgctaggctatctgctcCATATTAGTAATGACACTCACTGTATAACTTGGCAGACTTGGTCTTCTCGCCACCTGTCTTCTGTTTACTCATCATGACGATGGCATACTCATCATAGTTAGTGTGAACGACATAGGCATCAACATCAGCCCCCCACTCTGCATGGAGGagaacacaaacatacagtacatactgtcaaTGACCTGCCATCTTTGACTTCATAAATATGGTTGGTGAGACAGGGGTATCATTTTTCACCTCCCAGTCTGAGAGTATTAGAACAGTGTAAGCCATTGGCTGCAATTCTATCTTGCATATCAGAGGGGACACGTTTTTTCAGATCTACAAGTGCCCAGGAGGTAAGGGATATGACTTGATTTGGGATTCAGGGTACGAACAGACATTAAAGACTCACTGGCAACGTGGTAGGTGAATCTTCCAGGTGTGTCTGTTAGCTCATAATCACCAGAGATCTGCTTACATGTCccgtgcctacacacacacacgcacacacacacacgtacgtacatAATATATTTAGTTAAGCTATGGTGAATCCAGTAGCAATATTAGAGGCAGTTCAGAGACAcacgcatatgtgtgtgtgtgtaacctcacTTTTTCATGCTGCGTTTCATGCTGACTTTGCCTTCAGTGTCCCCGGCCTGCAGCTCCAGTACGCCGATAGCTGCGTCTCCTCTGTGGCGCTGCATCCAGGGACAGGTGGACGCTACCGCAATATCATGCCACTTCCCCATGAACTGACcaatagagagacagatggaaaggttTTAACAACCTGTAATACTGTACTGggaacagcaatatttagacataTGAGGCGTATAAACTTACAAGCGAATAGACACTAAAATCACAAAATCTACATAGCTTGACAACTCAACCGAATCAGTCTATTGGCCATTTGGCCATCAAGTAACGTTACGAAGAATTTTCAAAACAATTACTCTACTGATTATGACTAATAGATCAGATAAGGCGAGAGACAGGTCCATGGTCTGAGAAACAGAAGACACTCTGACCTTAGTCAGGTCGAAGTTCTCCTGTGTGGGGAAGAGATGTTCGGGAAGCACGGGCACTCCATGGAGGAGGCAAACGAGGCCCAAGAGGAGCGCGAGTACGACAACCTGCTgcattctgtctttctgtctctgatACCAACCTCTGACTGAGGCTTACCCTGAGCTCTTGGAACTGCTGGGAGAGCtaatctctccacccctccaaccTTTATCCCTCCAACCCTCTACCTCAACCCCCTCCACTGGATTAGGCTAGCAAGCCAATGGCCAATGACCATGTGTGTTTACCCCTTCCTGTACCCCTCAAACTCCAGCAGAAAACAAACCGCAAACAGAGCAAAGTTCTCCTTATCTCTCTGTTTGTCACTGTAACATTCGACTTCTAAGTGGAATTTAATAGGAAAAAATATCTCAAATTTAACCACAACCGAGCAGTAGCATGCATAGCTAAAACAATATTGGCCTAAGGATAGAACCctgcagatctctctctctctctctatctgacaTCTGACATCTGAGAGGACGTTGGTTGTAAAATAAGGGGCGTCTAAAAGTACATTTAACATATTCCATATGGAGAGACAAAAATAAAACCTACAGTTCATTCAAATATCACGTGTTTCAGTAATTGTAGTCCGTCATCAACAACATAGACTGTCTGTAGACAGGAAGTCTATTAACTTACCTAGTGTCCATAGGGACGGCAGTTCTCTGTAAACAACAAGGAGAGCAACAATGTTTTGACACATAAATGTCTGCTTTAAGACTACCTGTTTGGGGTCAAACTGCACTCCTAGGGACATTTTTTTATCATATCAGGCTTCACCTTCAGGGAATGACCTATAAGACCAGAATAAGAGTAATATGTAGACAGACTCCCCATAGAGGGACACCTGTGTTTACTAGGGTTGAATGGTGGGAATCCGGTTTCCGGGATTTACTGGGATTTACCGggatttaccaccacaaaccactcGCTTTTtccgggataaataactgcgagaacccagtaaattataataaatgatttatatgaacagcatggcgtgaaattTTAACTGTTATAtgtgatgtctaaatctggcttctctacggcctctgcatgatCAACGCTCAGAGTAGGGACAGGCAGCCCATCTCAGATTAGAGTGCAGTTCGCAATGCATGTAGatctatcatctcatcatggtaactttttttcttgtgacaagTAGGCCTatatttgctgcagcatagtctATCATTTAAATACTGAACGTGTGTCTAATTGACCCATCTCCGTCTGACTTTCGCAGGTCACCTTATGTTTTAATTGtaacgtttttatttatttattgcagctGAAGAGTTTTAAAGCAGCCTATAACTCGAATATTGTTGTTTTAATATCATTGCACTCTCTTGCAGTCTTTCTCCATCAATTCCATAAAAATAGATCCAAAATAGatcatcctgttctagattgatatatagccctgtatatagatgtcctagcttacctctttcaggtaatacattcaatgcagtattggccttatatttagctaattcatTCTGGGTTATGCTAACTTACTGTCTCTTGCGCAACACGCATgcacctgtgctccgctggcctctctccttaaaaAATGCTCCTTNcacacacacacacacacacacacacacacacacacacacacacacacacacacacacacacacacacacacactctctctccatggGTAACAATATTGATTCTTGGGTTCTGGATCCTGATTGGCCCGCTCTGATTGATCGATGTCCCAAGCAGCAGTAGAGCATGGCAGAAATTTAAATCAGTGTTGAACTATGCTCTAAATATATGTCGCCCAAACTTGAAAGAGACTGACGTTTCTTCTGTATCTATCTCACCTTCTCTCCAATTATATCTATCTCTCTCAGTATCTCCTTTTCAGTCAGAGTCTCTCTCCCCAATTTtacatttgtctctctctctctctctttaatcgcTCTAACACTCTTATGCGTTGAGGGCTGCGATCCAAGAGGCAGGGAAAAAGACAAAGAGGTCACAGACACCACGTAGCACCATAGGCAGAGGAACACTAGCATTTATTCAGCCATAGCAGTGTTATACAAGACAATGATGTCCCTTGTTTATCGGATTCAGAAAGGAAAAACGAATTTAACAGTCCGTTGTACTGAGGGGACAAGAGACGGACAGACATCAGAGACGGACAGTTGGTAATAAAATAAGACGGACTGTCTAAAAGCGCATCTGGCATTAGTCGTTATACTATTTCACCCTTGTGAGGTAAAGCGTGTTGAGGTTCTGCTGTTGCCCTGTGAAACGGTGTGGTGTAAAGGTGAAACCAATCCCGATGCTGTGCTCCGATGGAGAGACAAATGTCTAATAAGTGCTGGGAAACCGGTGCGGCGAAGCAAACCAATGAGTAATCACCATGTTGCTCGGATCTGACGGAGAGCACAAGAACAAAACCTGCAGTTTATTGAAATATCAAGAGTTCCGGTAATTGTAGTCAGTCGTCAACAACATAGATTGTCTGTAGAAAGGATGTCCAGTGACTCACCTAGCGTCCAGAAGGAGGGCAGTTCTCTGCAAACAACAAAGAGCACGACAATGTTGTGTGACACACTGTCTGCTTTCAGTCGTACAGCTTAGAGACGAGAAATGTAGGGACTCtgggtatgtctgtgtgtctgtgcatgtgtccaTACTTAGGCTACTACCTGCAGGTGGTGGGGTCAGAATGGCGTCCTTGGGAAATCCATGAGATGTGGCAAAGTCTCGAAATTTCTGAATCACTTCAGGCTTTACCTTCTGAGAACGGCCTGCAGGCAGACAGACGAATGGCAACGTTTAATGCAAGCTAACATGCATTTCAACAAATACAATGTACAGTCTCACTCCAGAATTAGACATTCCGTGTTTCTCCAAgcgtcaaattttgaagttgctCCAAATTTCGAGGTatagggttaaggttttggataaGGTTAAAACAGTATgtttaggcactcattcagaatggttaaggtaagtgttaagggtaagggttaagttttggAATAGGAAACGTTTTGAAATAAATACAAGTGTCCACTACTGGGATTGAACACCTGACCTTCTGATCTGGAGTCATGCGATTACATCTAAAGTTATGGGATTACGCTCGTCCACCACCCTGGTCCACAACGCCCtcgcaaaacccaagcctacttgatggtaatagcactcactgttgccaaaagtggccggttttgaaggcattttcCCTCAGGACATGGCTAGACGTCCAATTTCGAATGTACCTGATTTATGAGCATATTGCCCCATTCTAAGCCTATGTAACCGAGAAGGTTAGGTGTACCTTGCCCTCCGGTCTTTGCGATAAGTTAACAATAAGCTAACTTAAATGATCTTCAAACTTCACATAGAGACGTACAAAAAGAGTTCATCTGACACTGGGTAAGTAGGAGAAAAATTGTATTTTGGCACATGAGAGACCCTGGTTTAAAGCTGGTGAGTCACACCTCTACCTGAAGAGCAGACGTACCATAGAGGGCCACCTGTGTGTACTCTCTGTCCATCTTCTTGTGCTTCAGGACCAGTGCATATTCATTATAGTTGGTCTCCACTACTGTGATGTCCTTTACTTTGTTATGGCCTTGAAAAACCACAAATATATTCTCTCattattttcaacaacaacaaaaaagaagacTTTACAATACCAACGCAATGATCACCGACTCCGTACAGCAGGGGTCCCCAACTACATTCAGCCATGGGCCGAGTTTGTCTGGATGGGATGGTCGGGGGGTATAATTACTGGTTTGTCATTGAGATGCACAGCattactgctggcaggcagaGGACTCACGGGTGCTGAAATAGGTGAAGGCGCCAGGTATCGCTGTCTTCTCATACGTGTAAAGCTTACTGCGGCAACCTGATGATCTTCACACAAGCAAAAAAGAACATATGATATGAATGTGCATTCCCCTTTTAAGTACATGTTCAATGCCCTGACCAGGATGTCAATCCCGTAGTTATTTTTGCCAGAATGCCAATGTCCATTCTAGTGTTGTGTTTAATGATGTCTTCCTGCCCACCTCTGGGTCCACATGGTGAGGTTGACGTTGCCGTTGGTCTGTGGATTCAGGATGCCCATGGACACTCTCAGCTTGTCTCTGTATAGGGCAGTAAACCCTGGGGAGTCATACGCCAGGCCCACACGGAACCACTTCCCTGCAAActgaatacacagagagagagagtagaaaccaTCGAGAAACCTAGATATAGAGAAAAAACAGACCGACAGAGAAGGTAGAACGGGTACTATATATGTAGGAAGTGAAGCCTGGGGAGTCATACGCCAGGCCCACACGGTACCACTTCCCT
This portion of the Salvelinus sp. IW2-2015 linkage group LG4q.1:29, ASM291031v2, whole genome shotgun sequence genome encodes:
- the ambp gene encoding protein AMBP; translation: MQQVVVLALLLGLVCLLHGVPVLPEHLFPTQENFDLTKFMGKWHDIAVASTCPWMQRHRGDAAIGVLELQAGDTEGKVSMKRSMKKHGTCKQISGDYELTDTPGRFTYHVAKWGADVDAYVVHTNYDEYAIVMMSKQKTGGEKTKSAKLYSRTMELRTTILDDFRRLVREQGMADDTVIIKQNKGECIPGAEPVAAESQSEITAPRAKRNIVLPDPAPVEGSGMGDDTMIFRSAESCKAEPDAGPCFGMVERYFYNSTSMGCQLFTYGGCMGNQNNFVTERECLQSCRTEAACRMPMDAKPCTGQPKIWAFDPSSGLCLEYKKDYCQGNSNKFYSKGECEEYCGVMKDGETEFLKAN
- the ptgdsa gene encoding neutrophil gelatinase-associated lipocalin isoform X1, producing the protein MWITFVTMATAMVCLMGVHGDVQPQRDFDLQRFAGKWFRVGLAYDSPGFTALYRDKLRVSMGILNPQTNGNVNLTMWTQRSSGCRSKLYTYEKTAIPGAFTYFSTRHNKVKDITVVETNYNEYALVLKHKKMDREYTQVALYGRSQKVKPEVIQKFRDFATSHGFPKDAILTPPPAGSSLKNCPPSGR
- the ptgdsa gene encoding neutrophil gelatinase-associated lipocalin isoform X2, whose amino-acid sequence is MWITFVTMATAMVCLMGVHGDVQPQRDFDLQRFAGKWFRVGLAYDSPGFTALYRDKLRVSMGILNPQTNGNVNLTMWTQRSSGCRSKLYTYEKTAIPGAFTYFSTRHNKVKDITVVETNYNEYALVLKHKKMDREYTQVALYGRSQKVKPEVIQKFRDFATSHGFPKDAILTPPPAENCPPSGR